One stretch of Schizosaccharomyces pombe strain 972h- genome assembly, chromosome: III DNA includes these proteins:
- the tam14 gene encoding protein tam14, whose protein sequence is MPTVQTPSQRRANTQFQKNITRRVKTNSKERYVAKHPPTKIPRNIAMFFILLMSGGIILGILRFLLTFFS, encoded by the exons ATGCCT ACGGTTCAAACTCCCTCTCAGCGTCGTGCAAACACACAGTTTCAGAAGAACATTACTCGTCGtgtaaaaacaaattcaaaagaaCGTTATGTTGCCAAACATCCTCCTACCAAGATTCCTCGTAACATTGCCA tgttttttattcttctcATGTCAGGAGGAATTATTTTGGGAATACTTAGATTTCTTTTGacgtttttttcttaa